CTCTTGGGCAGTGTCTTCATTCTCCCCACCAGGGACCTGGGATGTTTGTGACTTCTAGAAGCCCTTCCTCACCCTCACAATGGACCTTAGCCCCTTGGTAGTCCCACCCACATCCCATCTCCATTGCAGTCTGAGCTCCAAGACTGAGTTTCTTCAAGCATCCACTTGTGCTACCAGGCTGAGAAGTTCTGAGGATGTGACCCCATCTGGGCATCACTTAACCAATACATTTCTCGAATGGACCATAACCTTGATCAAGTAAAGCCTCTGTGTCTTCACCAGGCAAACAGCTAgaacttcctcttcttttctcagGTCAGAGCTTAGTTATTCCAAGTGAGTGGTGAGATAGAATGCGGGGTGATGGGgaagaggctgagaaggagaaGGAGCCTCAGGGTTGGGGAGGGCACTGAAGAGCTCATGTGTGATGAAGGTCAGAGTCCCTTCTGGCTTTAAGAGACTGACCTCACTGGACACGAGGAGCAAGGGAGAATTCCATGCTTACGTGTATCTGTTGACAGCATTTTGGACACCTGCCTGCACGGCTCAGGCGACAACTGGGGACATTAACCACTGGTCCTTGCCCAAGGACTTGTATCATGTGACACCGGTTACCAGATACATGAGCACCAGCGGCTCACTAACCTGCCCATGGCTCCAGGCAGGAGCATGTAAGTCAGATTTGGGGAAAGCTGAGTGGCACTTAGAACCCTGGCCAAGGAGCAAACTGTGGGGCTGAGAACCTACCCCAGATAAGCAGGGCAGTCAGCCTGAATGGAGAGAACTCTGGGAGAGTGCCACTGTTATTTCTGGCTGGCTCCCCTAGAGACCGGGCTGCACAGCCACGGTTGAGAATCACGGTAGCCTGGCACATCTGCCTATGGGGCACCGATGATGGGTGCACTACCCCCTGGCTGCAGCACACATACTCACTGAACTCGATCAGCAGCTTGCCGTAGCCCCGGCGCTGGTAGGGAGGCAGGGTTAGGATGCAGGCCACATTGTAGTCTTCTGTCGATTCTTTCTCCTGGAAAAGGGGGGCAGGTGAGTGTCAGGGAAGGGACCTGGCTCAGGATAGGGCACAGGGACAGCCTGGACAGGCACTGACCTTGGAGAAGTAGCCCACGATGTGGAAGCCCTTACAGTCATACTCCGTCATGACGTAGAAGAGGAAAGGGTCTGTGTCATAGTACAGTGTCTTATGGTCAAGGAAACACTTGGCCAAAAGACACAGGTTCTGGGAATAACTCTGCAAGAGAAAAGGCTTGTCACCATTCTGGGTATCCTGCCTTGAGCCTGGCCAGTGGTTCAGGGTCAACCAGGAGCTTCACTGTTTGTGCTATGCCCCAGACTGATAGGTGATGAGTATTCTTCCCTGGCTGGGCCTGACCCACTCCACTAGCCCGCAGCTTACGCAGGGCTGCTCCTCAGTGTTGAAAAGCCTCTGTGCCAGATGTGTGATGTGTCTGAATGCCTCCCTGCTCAGTCGGGCAAGTTTCCCGACTTACTCTGCACACCTCCATCTAAGCCTGGCCAGGAGACTCCACCCTGTAATGTTTTTAACAGCAATCAACAAACTAATGTGTCCAAAGTCAGACTCCGACCACCGCTCCTCAGAGAAGCTCTCTCTGACAGTCTTGGGAGTCTAGCTGTTAAAAAACCTAacattctggccgggcgcggtggctcaagcctgtaatcccagcactttgggaggccgagacgggcggatcacgaggtcaggagatcgagaccatcctggctagcacggtgaaaccctgtctctactaaaaaatacaaaaaattgtccaggcgtggtggcaggcgcctgtagtcccagctactcgggaggctgaggcaggagaatggcataaacctgggaggcggagcttgcagtgagctgagatccggccactgcactccagcctgggcgacagagcgagactccgtctcaaaaaacaaaacaaaacaaaaaacacaacattctgccgggcgcggtggctcatgcctataatccgagcactatgggaggctgaggcgggcggatcacgaggtcaggaaattgagaccatcctggctaacacggtgaaaccccgtctctactaaaaatacaaaaaattagccaggcgaggtggcgggcgcctgtagtcccagctactcgggaggctgaggcaggagaagggcgtgaacccaggaggcggagcttgcagtgagcccagatcacgccactgcactccagcctgggcaacagagtgagactccgtctcaaaaaaaaaacacaaaaaaaacctaaCATTCTACATCCACAGTCACACCTCCTGGGAACTGATCTGCTACTCTACGACAGAGTTAAGGAACTATGTAATTTAACAAAATAACTGCCTTAGGGATTACCCCAGCAAAATTATGAATCATGCTGCTTAACCTTACCTCTGCACATGATTTCTCCTGCATTTCAGacattgtgggttttttgtttttttttttttgagacagggtctcactcctgtcgcccaggctggagtgcagtggtgcaatcatgcagtcatggctcactgcagccttgacttcccaggctcaggtgattctcccaactcagcctcctgagtgagtacctgggactacagatgtgcaccaccacacccagctaaattaattaattgtggtttttttttttttttttgagacggagtctcgctctgtcgcccaggctggagtgcagtggcgcgatctcggctcactgcaagctccgcctcccgggttcacgccattctcctgcctcagcctcccgagtagctgggactacaggcgcccacaaccgcgcccggctaattttttgtattttttttttttagtagagacggggtttcaccgtggtctcgatctcctgaccttgtgatccgcccgcctcggcctcccaaagtgctgggattacaggcgtgagccaccgtgcccggccttttttttttttttttttttgagacagagtctcgctctgtcgcccaggctggagtgcagtggccggatctcagctcactgcaagctccgcctcccgggttcacgccattctcctgcctcagcctcccgagtaactgggattacaggcgcccgccaactcccccggctagttttttgtattttttagtagagatggtgtttcaccgtgttagccaagatggtctcgatctcctgacctcgtgatccacctgtctcggcctcccaaagtgctgggattacaggcttgagccaccgcgcccggacaattaattgtttatttagagacagtgtctcgctctgtctcccaggctggagtgcagtggcgctatctcggctcactgcaagctccgccttccgggttcatgccattctcctgcctcagcctcccgagtagctgggactacaggcgcccaccaccacgcccggctaattcttttgtatatttagtagagatggggtttcaccgtgttagccaggatggtctcgatctcctgacctcatgatctgcctgccttggcctcccaaagtgctgggattgcaggcgtgagccaccgtgcctggccaaattttttatttttagtagagacagggtttctccatgttgcccaggcgtCTCGAaattctggactcaagtgattggcccacctcagcctcccaaagtgctggggttacaggtatgagccactgtgcccagccagaaactgctttttgtgttttttttttgttttttttttttttgagacggagtctcgctctgtcacccaggctggagtgcagtggccggatctcagctcactgcaagctccgcctcccgggttcacgccattctcctgcctcagcctcccgagtagctgggactacaggcgcccgccacctcgcccggctagttttttgtattttttagtagagacggggtttcactgtgttaaccaggatggtctcgatctcctgacctcgtgatccgcccgtctcggcctcccaaagtgctgggattacaggcttgagccaccgcgcccggcctgctttttgttttatttgttttttagacaaagtctcactgtcgcccaggctggagtgaagtggcgcaatcttggctcactgcaagctccgcctcccgggttcacgccattctcctgcctcagactcccgagtagctgggactacaggcgcccgccaccacgcccggcttattttttgtattttttagtagaaacggggtttcaccgtgtttggatggtctcgatctcccgacctcgtgatccacccacctcggcctcccatagtgctgggattatagacatgaaatTGCCCAGCCCAGAAATTGCTTTTTAACCACCTGCTGCTGGGTACTGCCACTTGGATGCCCAGGTCCACGTTAATAATTACAGAATGGTGGTTAACACAGCATCTTCATCACCTGAGCTCTGTCCCCTGTTAAGAGCCTTCCCGCTTCCTCCCTTTTTTGCCTCCCAGCCAGAATGATCTGTGCCTTTCACAAAGACCATCTCTGTGCATCCATGCCTCCTCCTCAGCACCACTGCGAGAAACTGCCTCAGTCACTGTCATCCACCAAGGCTCCAAAGTAACCCTCTGTGAAGCTTTGCCAACCACCTCCTTTGGGTCCTGCTAACCTACCCTCTGTTTCATGACACTTAAGACACTGGGAGCTAAGACGTCATTGGTATGTCTGTCTCTCCCATGGACTAAGCTGTCAGAGAACAGAGACTGTCTCATTCCTGGCTAACAACACCTGCCAGACAGCAGGAACTCAATAAAAATGGGGTGAACTGATCTGCTGGCTTGACTGGTCAGTGTTTACCTGAGCAAGAAGATGTCATTTGACTCACCCCAGCGCCCCACTGCCTCTCAGGCACTAACCTTGTTCTTACGTCCATCAATCTCAAAGAAGGAGATGGTGCCCTTGCGGTAAATCTCATTGCCTGGAGGATGTCGTAGGTCGCACTTGGTCTGGAGAAGAGAGGACAGTCAGGAACAAGGGCAACGTGGAGAGTGCTGGGAAGGCAGCTTCCCTGGACCCCTCATACCAAGTGACGCTGAAGACACTTGAGGCTACGGCCGTACTTGAGGCAGAACTCGCACAGGTAGAGAACAGGCAATGTGGTGAGCTCCTGTGGGTACGGGGAGAAGTACCACGGCTTGAGGCGGTGCCGGCCCAGCTCAATGCACTCGATGTTCTTCATCCGGGTGACGATGTCGTCGTGGCTTCGGTCAGACACCAGGCTGCCAGTCATGCGTGGTGCTGATGGTATTCCATCTGAGCTGTCCTGGGAGTCCTGCCCAGGGCCAGTGGAAAATACCAGGTTAGAAGAGACAGCTCAGCAGGACACCACAGCTCACAGCCCTTTGACAGGTTTCCTGCAAGCCTAACAGCAACCCTATGGGGGAGGTACCATGATCCCCAATTTCTGGATAAAAAACCTGAAACCCTAAGGGATTGATGATGTGGAAAAGATCACTGAATGAcccttgtttttgagatggagtctcactccgttgcccaggctggagtacagtggcatgatcttggctcactgcaacctctacctctggggttcaagcaattctcctgcctcagctttctgagtagctgggattataggtgcctgccactacgcctggctaattgttgtatttttattagagacaaggtttcaccatgttcgtcaggctggtctcgaactcctgacctcaggtgatctgcccgccttggttggcctcccaaagtgctgggattacaggtatgagccatggcacccagccccaATGACTCATTTGAACCATGTTCTGCCTGGCTCCTAATCCCACCAACACTAGCCCCGCCTACCAccccttctttatttttaaactcatcACTAACTCTCCACCCTGCTTGCATCCCTTCCTTTTCACCCAGCTCCTTCTGTTGCTCCCCAGACCCACCTCATCAGTGCCCAAACAATTCGATTTTCGCTTCCGTCCTGGCTGGGCTGCCACTGCCCTACGGGCTGCTCCATTCTGCAGATATAGTAGTAAAAGAAGGGATGGCTGTGAGATGAGCCTGAAAAAGGCCACCAGAGagtagaagagagaaagggaacaaGAAATGGTTTGGGAAACTCACCTGGGGAAAAACCGAGGCCGGGGCTGTCTCGCTGGGCACTGGAGTTGCTGGTGAAACCACCTCCACCTTCCGTTTCTGCAGAGAGAAACCAACAAAGGTGGGTCAGAAGGTAGAGAAGGTGGGACCTGAGAAGAAAGCAAGGTCCCTGGAATTGCTGAGGGTACCGTTGAGCGGTGGTTGGGCTgcaggcaggagctggaggagagCGGCTGGTCAGGCTCGCCACCGGGAATGGCCTCCCGCTCCTTGGGCAGGTTGAAGCGGAGTGTGATCTGGACCGGGATTGGCAAGGTCTTCCCGCTTGCCTGGGCCGAGGCCGGCTGTAGAGATAGGTCCAGGGTCTTCCTCTGGGGCGGGGATGGCAGTGGAATGGGGAAGGGGAACAGGGGTCCCTCAGCTCAAAATTATCAAACCCCACCCTCGCCTTCTGAAGGACACAGGACTAGCTACTGGACTCTGGGAGCTACATGTGCAATTCGGCCCCCATCCTTTGCAAGATGAAGTCAGGGTGAGAGGGAGCCGCCTACTGCCCATCCAGGAGCCCCTAATGCCAACAGATAAGAGAAACACGAGGCAGGAGAGAAGAGGTGAAGTGGGGGACCTACTCACCACCTCTCTCTCTGGAGAGCCGGGACGGGACCCAGGAAGTCCGTTCTTGGTGGGGGTCTTGGCCTCTTTCTTCGGGAACTGGATCTTCTTTAGGTCCAGCCGCTCGTGCGTCACCCATTCATCCAGACGTTTGTTGACTGCAGCAGTGGGGATGGCTCAGGACAGAATGCCAAAGACTGTTCCCCAACCCTACCCTGATGCCCCACCTCAGGCCCAGAACTCACAGTCAATGTAATGGACGTAGAAAAGCTTCCGGCCACTGATGTCCTTCACGCTCAGGATCTCAGCCAGGGCTATGGGAATAGCATAGGCAGGGGCCTTAGACGGGCCGGGCCAGGCTGAGACTCCACCCTTCCACGACCTGAACTCCACCCCAAGGCCGGATCCCTAAGCTCCAGCACTTAGAAGGTCTCTCCTAAGTCTCCTTCAGTCACTACTGCCACCCCTTTCCAGGCCCCGCCCTGTACCTCTCGGAGCAGCTAAGAGCCACGCCCCTTCATGGGAGTATCTGCGCCCCGCCCGCCCCATAATTCCAGAGGCCCCTCCCCATCCCGGGGGTTCAGTTGACTCCCTCCCGCCCCTCGCCCTCAGGTTCCTTAGCCCCGCCCCCCAACGTCACTCACGCCACTCATCTTCGTTGTCCTGGTTCCGCCGCAGCACGGGTAGGCGGCAGCCCTCGATTATCTCCCCCTGGGGAGACAGCGCGGCGCCAGGGTCGGCTACTGGGGGGCCTCGGGCTCTACCCACCTCCCCTGGCTCCCTCCGCCCCGCCCCGGGCACCGGACTCACCACCTCCGccatcttccctccctccactgCCACTTCCGGCCCCTGTGGGAGACGTCACTTCCGGGACCGAGCCCGCTGTAGGCCCGGGCCTCACGAAGCCCCTGTAGAGGGGGACCTTTGAGAGTCACCGCGACCCAGTTGCAAGGGGCAAGACTGCCCCTGTGACTCCTGGGAAAACGAAGTGTTACAAGCCTCAGGCCGAGTCCTAGGTGGAAACCCCACAACGTGCACAGCGATTGGAGAACTACTGAGTCTGTCACGTGACGCCCACCGGGTGCGACGCTGTTCACGTGGATGCGGAGCGGGTCACGTGGCAATACCGTTTGGGCTTTGACGGAGGGCAGTCCTCGGGCGTCTCCTTGTGGCGGCGGGAGGTGTTGTCGGGAGTGAACTGCGCGCGAGAGGCTGGAGAAAGGAACTGTGCTTAGAGGGGCTCGAACGCTCCCCCAGGTCTGTGGACTTCATTCCGTAGGCAGGAGGACTCAGGGAagatttctagctttatttcgtGTATTaggcttcttttatttttgagacggagtctcgctctgtcgccaggctggagtgcagtggcgccatctcggctccctgcaacctccgcctcccgggttcaagcgaatattcctgtctcagcctccagagtacccagctaatatttgtattttcaatagaggcggagtttcaccatgttggccaggatggtctggatctcttgacctcgtgatccgcccgcctcggcctcccaaagtgctgggattacaggcgtgagccagggcgCCCAGCCATATTAggctttttttttgaaacaaggtctgtgtcgcccaggctggagtgcagcgggggAGGCataatctccgctcactgaagcctccgcctccctggatcaagtgatccacctcaggctcctgagtagctgggactacaggcgcgcactaccaaggctggctaatttttaaaaatttttgcgtAAACAGGATTtggagactgggcatggtggctcacacctgaaatcccagctacctcCAGCCTAATCATGAGAAAAAGATCAGACAAATACCAATTGagaaacattctacaaaataccccATGAATACTCCTCAGAACTGTGAAGATGTCactggtggagggtgtccagaTTCTTGGCATCttaaagaattggacaaaacggctgggcgcggtggctcacgcctgtaatcccagcactttgagaggccgaggcgggcggatcacgaagtcaggagatcgagatcatcctggccaacacggtgaaaccccgtctctacaaaaaaaaaaaaaaaaaaaaaaagatacaaaaaatta
This portion of the Macaca mulatta isolate MMU2019108-1 chromosome 14, T2T-MMU8v2.0, whole genome shotgun sequence genome encodes:
- the KAT5 gene encoding histone acetyltransferase KAT5 isoform X4, with translation MAEVGEIIEGCRLPVLRRNQDNEDEWPLAEILSVKDISGRKLFYVHYIDFNKRLDEWVTHERLDLKKIQFPKKEAKTPTKNGLPGSRPGSPEREVPASAQASGKTLPIPVQITLRFNLPKEREAIPGGEPDQPLSSSSCLQPNHRSTKRKVEVVSPATPVPSETAPASVFPQNGAARRAVAAQPGRKRKSNCLGTDEDSQDSSDGIPSAPRMTGSLVSDRSHDDIVTRMKNIECIELGRHRLKPWYFSPYPQELTTLPVLYLCEFCLKYGRSLKCLQRHLTKCDLRHPPGNEIYRKGTISFFEIDGRKNKSYSQNLCLLAKCFLDHKTLYYDTDPFLFYVMTEYDCKGFHIVGYFSKEKESTEDYNVACILTLPPYQRRGYGKLLIEFSYELSKVEGKTGTPEKPLSDLGLLSYRSYWSQTILEILMGLKSESGERPQITINEISEITSIKKEDVISTLQYLNLINYYKGQYILTLSEDIVDGHERAMLKRLLRIDSKCLHFTPKDWSKRGKW
- the KAT5 gene encoding histone acetyltransferase KAT5 isoform X2; the protein is MAEVVSPVPGAGRREPGEVGRARGPPVADPGAALSPQGEIIEGCRLPVLRRNQDNEDEWPLAEILSVKDISGRKLFYVHYIDFNKRLDEWVTHERLDLKKIQFPKKEAKTPTKNGLPGSRPGSPEREVPASAQASGKTLPIPVQITLRFNLPKEREAIPGGEPDQPLSSSSCLQPNHRSTKRKVEVVSPATPVPSETAPASVFPQNGAARRAVAAQPGRKRKSNCLGTDEDSQDSSDGIPSAPRMTGSLVSDRSHDDIVTRMKNIECIELGRHRLKPWYFSPYPQELTTLPVLYLCEFCLKYGRSLKCLQRHLTKCDLRHPPGNEIYRKGTISFFEIDGRKNKSYSQNLCLLAKCFLDHKTLYYDTDPFLFYVMTEYDCKGFHIVGYFSKEKESTEDYNVACILTLPPYQRRGYGKLLIEFSYELSKVEGKTGTPEKPLSDLGLLSYRSYWSQTILEILMGLKSESGERPQITINEISEITSIKKEDVISTLQYLNLINYYKGQYILTLSEDIVDGHERAMLKRLLRIDSKCLHFTPKDWSKRGKW
- the KAT5 gene encoding histone acetyltransferase KAT5 isoform X3, whose amino-acid sequence is MAEVGEIIEGCRLPVLRRNQDNEDEWPLAEILSVKDISGRKLFYVHYIDFNKRLDEWVTHERLDLKKIQFPKKEAKTPTKNGLPGSRPGSPEREVRKTLDLSLQPASAQASGKTLPIPVQITLRFNLPKEREAIPGGEPDQPLSSSSCLQPNHRSTKRKVEVVSPATPVPSETAPASVFPQNGAARRAVAAQPGRKRKSNCLGTDEDSQDSSDGIPSAPRMTGSLVSDRSHDDIVTRMKNIECIELGRHRLKPWYFSPYPQELTTLPVLYLCEFCLKYGRSLKCLQRHLTKCDLRHPPGNEIYRKGTISFFEIDGRKNKSYSQNLCLLAKCFLDHKTLYYDTDPFLFYVMTEYDCKGFHIVGYFSKEKESTEDYNVACILTLPPYQRRGYGKLLIEFSYELSKVEGKTGTPEKPLSDLGLLSYRSYWSQTILEILMGLKSESGERPQITINEISEITSIKKEDVISTLQYLNLINYYKGQYILTLSEDIVDGHERAMLKRLLRIDSKCLHFTPKDWSKRGKW
- the KAT5 gene encoding histone acetyltransferase KAT5 isoform X5; the protein is MAEVVSPVPGAGRREPGEVGRARGPPVADPGAALSPQGEIIEGCRLPVLRRNQDNEDEWPLAEILSVKDISGRKLFYVHYIDFNKRLDEWVTHERLDLKKIQFPKKEAKTPTKNGLPGSRPGSPEREVKRKVEVVSPATPVPSETAPASVFPQNGAARRAVAAQPGRKRKSNCLGTDEDSQDSSDGIPSAPRMTGSLVSDRSHDDIVTRMKNIECIELGRHRLKPWYFSPYPQELTTLPVLYLCEFCLKYGRSLKCLQRHLTKCDLRHPPGNEIYRKGTISFFEIDGRKNKSYSQNLCLLAKCFLDHKTLYYDTDPFLFYVMTEYDCKGFHIVGYFSKEKESTEDYNVACILTLPPYQRRGYGKLLIEFSYELSKVEGKTGTPEKPLSDLGLLSYRSYWSQTILEILMGLKSESGERPQITINEISEITSIKKEDVISTLQYLNLINYYKGQYILTLSEDIVDGHERAMLKRLLRIDSKCLHFTPKDWSKRGKW
- the KAT5 gene encoding histone acetyltransferase KAT5 isoform X1, whose amino-acid sequence is MAEVVSPVPGAGRREPGEVGRARGPPVADPGAALSPQGEIIEGCRLPVLRRNQDNEDEWPLAEILSVKDISGRKLFYVHYIDFNKRLDEWVTHERLDLKKIQFPKKEAKTPTKNGLPGSRPGSPEREVRKTLDLSLQPASAQASGKTLPIPVQITLRFNLPKEREAIPGGEPDQPLSSSSCLQPNHRSTKRKVEVVSPATPVPSETAPASVFPQNGAARRAVAAQPGRKRKSNCLGTDEDSQDSSDGIPSAPRMTGSLVSDRSHDDIVTRMKNIECIELGRHRLKPWYFSPYPQELTTLPVLYLCEFCLKYGRSLKCLQRHLTKCDLRHPPGNEIYRKGTISFFEIDGRKNKSYSQNLCLLAKCFLDHKTLYYDTDPFLFYVMTEYDCKGFHIVGYFSKEKESTEDYNVACILTLPPYQRRGYGKLLIEFSYELSKVEGKTGTPEKPLSDLGLLSYRSYWSQTILEILMGLKSESGERPQITINEISEITSIKKEDVISTLQYLNLINYYKGQYILTLSEDIVDGHERAMLKRLLRIDSKCLHFTPKDWSKRGKW
- the KAT5 gene encoding histone acetyltransferase KAT5 isoform X6, giving the protein MAEVGEIIEGCRLPVLRRNQDNEDEWPLAEILSVKDISGRKLFYVHYIDFNKRLDEWVTHERLDLKKIQFPKKEAKTPTKNGLPGSRPGSPEREVKRKVEVVSPATPVPSETAPASVFPQNGAARRAVAAQPGRKRKSNCLGTDEDSQDSSDGIPSAPRMTGSLVSDRSHDDIVTRMKNIECIELGRHRLKPWYFSPYPQELTTLPVLYLCEFCLKYGRSLKCLQRHLTKCDLRHPPGNEIYRKGTISFFEIDGRKNKSYSQNLCLLAKCFLDHKTLYYDTDPFLFYVMTEYDCKGFHIVGYFSKEKESTEDYNVACILTLPPYQRRGYGKLLIEFSYELSKVEGKTGTPEKPLSDLGLLSYRSYWSQTILEILMGLKSESGERPQITINEISEITSIKKEDVISTLQYLNLINYYKGQYILTLSEDIVDGHERAMLKRLLRIDSKCLHFTPKDWSKRGKW